From the genome of Bradyrhizobium elkanii USDA 76, one region includes:
- the lspA gene encoding signal peptidase II codes for MTPPLRTGVITAIITLIADQASKLWLLHVLDIAHHAPVTVTPFFDLVLAWNPGISFGWFQSETPAAQILLMVIKAAAVIALAIWMARSRTWLATVSLGLIIGGAIGNGIDRFAYGAVVDFALLHAEIGGKTFNWYIFNLADVAIVAGVAALLYDSVVGTPAVKAP; via the coding sequence ATGACCCCTCCCCTCCGCACCGGCGTGATCACGGCGATCATCACCCTGATCGCCGACCAGGCCTCCAAGCTCTGGCTGCTCCACGTCCTCGACATCGCGCACCACGCCCCGGTGACCGTGACGCCGTTCTTCGACCTGGTGCTCGCCTGGAATCCCGGGATCAGTTTCGGCTGGTTCCAGAGCGAGACCCCGGCGGCCCAGATCCTGCTGATGGTGATCAAGGCCGCGGCCGTGATCGCGCTGGCGATCTGGATGGCGCGGTCGCGGACCTGGCTCGCGACGGTGTCGCTCGGCCTGATCATCGGCGGTGCCATCGGGAACGGCATCGACCGCTTCGCCTATGGCGCGGTGGTCGATTTTGCCCTGCTTCATGCCGAGATCGGGGGAAAAACCTTCAATTGGTACATCTTCAACCTCGCCGACGTAGCCATCGTTGCTGGCGTGGCAGCCCTATTGTATGATTCTGTGGTGGGGACCCCCGCCGTAAAAGCGCCCTGA